The Euphorbia lathyris chromosome 2, ddEupLath1.1, whole genome shotgun sequence genome includes a window with the following:
- the LOC136218422 gene encoding protein OPI10 homolog — protein MFGVVFPNRSFPMDISTFSQIDTFHWILDMNTFVGEDYDQVREICVFLLNNFTLPPDKALAVYIQSPGSPFLYCGAVTIARPSAVLSLSWPDPGGQLQLTAPDSPSLSAKIGISVQDLPSLPSLDVVAGNRIERLAMKVGENLFNYMQSFCGLDGSKLIVPMDILDRWFKKFQDRAKRDPEYLKGFVL, from the exons ATGTTCGGCGTTGTGTTCCCAAACAGGAGCTTCCCTATGGATATTTCTACTTTCTCCCAAATAGACACCTTCCACTGGATTCTAGACATGAATACTTTCGTCG GTGAGGACTATGATCAAGTTCGAGAAATCTGCGTATTCCTCCTAAACAACTTTACTCTCCCGCCTGATAAAGCCCTAGCTGTCTACATTCAGTCTCCCGGCTCTCCCTTTCTCTACTGCGGTGCTGTCACCATAGCACGCCCCTCTGCTGTTCTTTCCCTCAGTTGGCCAGACCCCGGGGGCCAATTGCAGTTGACTGCACCGGATTCCCCTTCGCTGTCAGCCAAAATTGGGATTTCAGTCCAAGACTTGCCCTCCTTGCCCTCCTTGGATGTTGTGGCTGGGAACAGAATTGAACGTCTAGCTATGAAAGTTGGGGAGAACCTGTTTAATTATATGCAATCTTTTTGTGGACTTGATGGGAGCAAATTGATTGTACCTATGGATATCTTAGACCGCTGGTTTAAGAAGTTTCAGGACAGGGCTAAGCGGGATCCTGAGTACTTGAAGGGCTTTGTTTTGTAA